Proteins from a genomic interval of Alosa alosa isolate M-15738 ecotype Scorff River chromosome 8, AALO_Geno_1.1, whole genome shotgun sequence:
- the LOC125299735 gene encoding gap junction Cx32.2 protein-like gives MGDLEFLSKLLKKVNDHSTAIGKVWMTVLFLFRIMVLGAGAEKVWEDEHSSLECNTQQPGCEQVCYDWQFPISHIRFWVLQIIFVSTPTLMYLGHAMHIISKEQHRQTSKYIKGKGHVRIKGQLLVSYLAQLFFKILLEIGFIVGQYYLYGFVMVPMFSCSQSPCPFTVPCYMSRPTEKTIFIIFMLGVACVSLLLSVLELFYLIYSKMLRSSGGDSQSLGGSQNRATEDSRRLQ, from the coding sequence ATGGGGGATTTAGAATTCCTTTCAAAGCTGCTGAAAAAAGTCAATGACCACTCCACAGCCATTGGAAAAGTATGGATGACCGTCCTATTTTTGTTCCGAATCATGGTTCTGGGTGCCGGGGCAGAAAAAGTGTGGGAGGATGAACATTCTAGTTTAGAGTGCAACACACAGCAACCTGGTTGCGAGCAGGTGTGCTACGACTGGCAGTTCCCCATCTCCCACATTCGGTTCTGGGTGTTGCAGATCATCTTCGTCTCCACGCCAACCCTGATGTACCTCGGCCACGCCATGCACATCATCTCCAAGGAGCAGCATAGGCAGACATCAAAGTACATCAAGGGCAAAGGCCATGTGAGAATCAAGGGCCAGCTCCTGGTCAGCTACCTGGCACAACTCTTCTTCAAGATCCTCCTGGAGATCGGCTTCATTGTGGGCCAGTACTACCTCTACGGCTTCGTCATGGTGCCCATGTTCTCCTGCTCCCAGTCGCCCTGCCCCTTCACAGTGCCCTGCTACATGTCGCGACCCACCGAGAAGaccatcttcatcatcttcatgCTGGGCGTGGCCTGCGTGTCCCTGCTGCTCAGTGTGCTCGAGCTCTTCTACCTCATCTACTCCAAAATGCTACGCAGCAGTGGCGGTGACAGCCAGAGTCTAGGCGGCAGCCAGAACAGGGCAACAGAGGATTCGAGGCGGCTTCAATGA
- the LOC125299733 gene encoding gap junction Cx32.2 protein-like: MGQLGFLSSLLEKVQTHSTVIGKVWLTVLFLFRIMVLGAGIEKVWGDEQSKMICNTKQPGCKNVCYDRAFPISHLRLWVMQIIFISTPTLIYLGHVIHVTQKEKKLREKQQNNAEKQGLKMPKYTDNKGKVHIKGSLLGSYMTSLVFKMILEVAFIVGQYYLYGFVFVPKIECEGDPCPYKVECFMSRPTEKTIFIIFMLAVSCVSLLLTVVEIVYLMCKCVKKSPLEPPIETPLVRLQCRENLTLNFSGQTRKHRQTDTLVTY; the protein is encoded by the coding sequence ATGGGACAATTGGGATTCCTGTCTTCCTTGCTGGAAAAGGTGCAAACCCACTCCACTGTCATCGGGAAGGTGTGGTTGACTGTTCTGTTCCTTTTTCGGATCATGGTGCTGGGAGCCGGCATTGAGAAAGTTTGGGGCGATGAGCAGTCCAAGATGATCTGTAACACCAAACAGCCGGGTTGCAAAAACGTGTGCTACGACAGGGCCTTCCCCATCTCCCACCTTCGTCTCTGGGTGATGCAAATTATCTTCATCTCCACGCCAACCCTGATATACCTGGGTCACGTCATCCACGTCACACAGAAGGAGAAAAAGCTCAGGGAGAAACAGCAGAACAATGCAGAGAAGCAAGGGCTGAAGATGCCAAAGTACACAGACAACAAGGGCAAGGTCCACATCAAGGGCAGCCTCCTGGGCAGCTACATGACCAGCCTGGTGTTCAAGATGATCCTGGAGGTTGCGTTCATCGTGGGCCAGTACTACCTCTATGGCTTTGTGTTTGTACCCAAGATAGAGTGTGAAGGGGACCCGTGCCCCTACAAGGTGGAGTGCTTCATGTCGCGGCCCACAGAGAAGACCATCTTCATCATCTTTATGCTGGCGGTGTCCTGCGTGTCCCTGCTGCTGACCGTGGTGGAGATCGTCTACCTGATGTGCAAGTGTGTCAAGAAAAGCCCGCTAGAACCCCCAATCGAAACCCCACTAGTTCGATTACAGTGCAGGGAAAATTTAACACTCAACTTCAGTGGTCAAACaagaaaacacagacagacagacacactagTCACATACTGA